The Microbacterium limosum genome contains a region encoding:
- a CDS encoding ThiF family adenylyltransferase, with product MPLPPLVEPVAALSDAERARTARHTSLLALGDVGQRRLAAAHVAVVGAGGLGSPVVLALAAAGIGTLTIIDDDDVEPSNLQRQVIHAHADVGRPKVDSAARAVAGLSPETRVVAVRARLSPDNAARLLADADLVIDGTDTFDTREAVAAATQRAGVPLVWGTVQEMHAQVTVFWSAPPAGSSPVVLGDLYPPGSVGDVPTCADVGVLGALCLQVGSLLAMEAIKLIAGIGEPLLGRVLVIDALAARQREVPLVGAAPGRENADAAASLAPPLPPHIDAATLRAALAGVARPDLLDVREQHELSRGTIDGIRHVPLAAVLADPEAAAPPSGTTPTIVICQAGMRARRAAEALRGAGVDAVVLTGGMDAWAAMLTGTRIRA from the coding sequence ATGCCTCTGCCTCCGCTGGTCGAGCCCGTCGCCGCGCTCAGCGACGCCGAGCGCGCGCGCACCGCGCGACACACGAGCCTGCTCGCCCTCGGCGATGTCGGTCAGCGGCGCCTCGCCGCCGCGCACGTCGCGGTCGTGGGCGCCGGGGGACTCGGCTCCCCCGTCGTCCTCGCGCTCGCGGCGGCCGGGATCGGCACGCTCACGATCATCGACGACGACGACGTGGAGCCCTCGAACCTCCAGCGTCAGGTCATCCACGCCCACGCCGACGTCGGCCGGCCCAAGGTCGACAGCGCCGCGAGGGCCGTCGCCGGCCTCTCCCCGGAGACGCGCGTCGTGGCGGTGCGCGCGCGCCTGTCGCCCGACAACGCCGCCCGCCTGCTCGCAGACGCGGACCTCGTGATCGACGGCACCGACACCTTCGACACCCGCGAGGCCGTCGCCGCGGCGACGCAGCGGGCGGGCGTGCCGCTGGTATGGGGCACCGTGCAGGAGATGCACGCGCAGGTCACGGTGTTCTGGTCGGCGCCCCCCGCGGGCTCCTCCCCCGTCGTGCTCGGCGACCTCTACCCCCCGGGCTCGGTGGGCGACGTCCCCACGTGCGCGGACGTCGGCGTTCTGGGCGCCCTGTGCCTGCAGGTCGGCTCGCTGCTGGCGATGGAGGCGATCAAGCTCATCGCGGGCATCGGCGAGCCGCTCCTGGGACGCGTACTCGTGATCGACGCGCTGGCGGCCCGGCAGCGCGAGGTGCCGCTCGTGGGCGCCGCCCCGGGGCGCGAGAACGCCGATGCCGCGGCATCCCTCGCCCCGCCCCTTCCCCCGCACATCGATGCCGCGACCCTGAGGGCCGCTCTCGCCGGCGTCGCGCGACCGGACCTGCTCGACGTCCGGGAGCAGCACGAGCTCTCGCGCGGCACGATCGACGGCATCCGGCATGTCCCCCTCGCCGCCGTGCTCGCGGACCCGGAGGCGGCGGCGCCCCCCTCCGGCACCACTCCGACGATCGTGATCTGCCAGGCGGGCATGCGCGCGCGCCGGGCTGCGGAGGCGCTGCGGGGCGCCGGGGTCGACGCCGTCGTCCTCACCGGCGGGATGGACGCGTGGGCCGCGATGCTGACGGGGACGAGGATCCGAGCGTGA
- a CDS encoding TOBE domain-containing protein translates to MSAFKIAEAARLLGVSDDTVRRWVDAGVLPTTGSSPAQIPGDALAARAVELARAAADPADRLSSARNRFVGLVTRLQVDGVMAQVDIQAGPHRVVSLMSAEAVRELGLEVGALATAVVKATTVIVETPK, encoded by the coding sequence GTGAGCGCGTTCAAGATCGCCGAGGCGGCCCGGCTGCTGGGTGTCAGTGACGACACGGTGCGTCGCTGGGTGGACGCGGGCGTGCTGCCCACGACGGGAAGCTCACCCGCGCAGATCCCGGGCGACGCCCTCGCGGCGCGCGCCGTGGAGCTCGCCCGCGCGGCCGCCGACCCGGCCGACCGGCTCTCGAGCGCCCGCAACCGGTTCGTCGGGCTCGTGACGCGCCTGCAGGTGGACGGCGTGATGGCGCAGGTCGACATCCAGGCGGGGCCGCATCGGGTGGTCTCGCTGATGTCCGCCGAGGCGGTGCGCGAGCTCGGTCTCGAGGTCGGTGCGCTCGCCACCGCCGTGGTCAAGGCCACGACGGTGATCGTGGAGACGCCGAAGTGA
- the modA gene encoding molybdate ABC transporter substrate-binding protein, whose amino-acid sequence MSPPRALGVVAALAGVGVALAACGSAGEPRAGGADAAASGAQVELTVFAAASLQGSFDEIARLFEAENPGIDVRPIVYDGSSTLAAQIVEGAPADVFAAADEATMAGIGDLATTTDVFATNTLVVAVPEGNPGDVQSIGDLGDPQRTVVLCAPEVPCGAAAERLLAGAGVRVDAASYEQNVAAVLTKVAADEADAGLVYATDVSGRPVESFVPEGAAEVVNRYPIAPLEGSADPAAAEAFVAFVVSGPGRAVLEDRGFGAP is encoded by the coding sequence GTGAGCCCTCCGCGTGCCCTCGGCGTCGTCGCCGCGCTCGCCGGCGTGGGCGTCGCGCTCGCCGCATGCGGGTCGGCCGGGGAGCCCCGGGCGGGGGGAGCGGATGCCGCGGCATCCGGAGCGCAGGTCGAGCTGACGGTCTTCGCCGCCGCGTCGCTGCAGGGCTCGTTCGACGAGATCGCCCGGCTCTTCGAGGCCGAGAACCCGGGTATCGACGTCCGGCCGATCGTCTACGACGGATCGAGCACGCTCGCGGCGCAGATCGTCGAGGGAGCGCCGGCCGACGTGTTCGCGGCGGCCGACGAGGCCACGATGGCCGGCATCGGCGACCTCGCGACGACGACCGACGTCTTCGCGACGAACACCCTCGTCGTCGCCGTTCCGGAGGGGAATCCCGGCGACGTGCAGAGCATCGGCGACCTGGGCGACCCGCAGCGCACCGTCGTGCTCTGCGCGCCGGAGGTGCCCTGCGGCGCCGCGGCCGAACGGCTCCTGGCGGGTGCCGGCGTCCGGGTGGACGCGGCCAGCTACGAGCAGAACGTCGCCGCCGTGCTGACCAAGGTGGCCGCCGATGAGGCGGATGCCGGGCTCGTCTATGCGACGGACGTCTCGGGGCGGCCCGTCGAGAGCTTCGTCCCCGAGGGCGCCGCGGAGGTCGTGAACCGCTATCCCATCGCGCCCCTCGAAGGATCCGCCGACCCCGCTGCCGCAGAGGCGTTCGTCGCGTTCGTCGTGTCCGGGCCGGGGCGTGCCGTGCTCGAGGACCGCGGGTTCGGAGCGCCGTGA
- a CDS encoding ABC transporter permease, translating into MTDPSHRPAGGTLPPVLVVPALLGLALLVVPLGALVGRVEWSTLWADVAAPASVDALVLSLVTGLIATTVCTVLGVPLALVIARARPRLAGVLRVLVTVPLVLPPMVGGVALLFLFGRSSPVGEALALWGISLPFTTAAVVLAQVFVALPFLVLAVEGSLRTAGVEHEHTAATLGAGRWRTLWRVTLPLAAPGLLAGVILCFARAIGEFGATALFAGNSPGQTQTMPLAIYTAFNGAGVGQGTAVALSLLLLVTSLVVLLLVRGWREGAPR; encoded by the coding sequence GTGACCGATCCGTCGCACCGCCCCGCCGGGGGGACCCTCCCCCCGGTCCTCGTCGTCCCCGCGCTCCTCGGCCTCGCGCTGCTCGTCGTGCCGCTGGGAGCGCTCGTCGGCCGCGTGGAGTGGTCGACCCTCTGGGCGGACGTGGCCGCGCCGGCCTCCGTCGACGCCCTCGTCCTGTCCCTCGTGACGGGGCTGATCGCCACCACCGTCTGCACGGTTCTGGGGGTGCCGCTCGCCCTCGTGATCGCCCGCGCCCGTCCGAGACTCGCCGGCGTGCTGCGGGTGCTCGTGACCGTGCCGCTGGTGCTGCCTCCCATGGTCGGCGGCGTGGCCCTGCTGTTCCTGTTCGGTCGCAGCAGCCCCGTGGGCGAGGCGCTGGCGCTGTGGGGCATCTCGCTGCCGTTCACGACGGCGGCCGTCGTCCTCGCCCAGGTCTTCGTCGCGCTGCCGTTCCTCGTCCTGGCGGTCGAGGGGTCGCTGCGGACGGCGGGGGTCGAGCACGAGCACACGGCCGCGACGCTCGGCGCGGGGCGGTGGCGCACCCTCTGGCGGGTCACGCTGCCGCTGGCCGCGCCCGGCCTGCTGGCGGGCGTCATCCTGTGCTTCGCGCGCGCGATCGGCGAGTTCGGTGCCACGGCGCTCTTCGCCGGCAATTCCCCGGGTCAGACCCAGACGATGCCGCTCGCGATCTACACGGCGTTCAACGGCGCGGGGGTCGGGCAGGGCACCGCCGTGGCCCTGTCGCTGCTGCTGCTGGTGACCTCGCTCGTCGTGCTCCTGCTCGTGCGGGGCTGGCGAGAGGGGGCGCCGCGATGA
- a CDS encoding ABC transporter ATP-binding protein, whose amino-acid sequence MTGATLDADVVVARRGFRLEVRVTAGAGEVIAVMGPSGAGKSTLLAAVAGLARLTEGRVRIGGKDVARAPRPRGRGRGMHMRPAQRGAVLLGQEPRLFPHMSARENVAFGPRAQGIGRSVALGEADDWLWRVGMPGVGDKRPAQLSGGQQQRVAIARALATAPQVLLLDEPLTSLDPETAADIRAMMHEQLMLTRSTAVIVTHDAVDAAALASRLLLVEEGRVTQEGTVREVLRAPATRFASTIAGLNRVVGVADGRMWRAGREPEVLIEGPAPSPAVADGDALAAVFRPGAVRLERSREATWTAAVRVAARDSPRPGEWTSRIVRIEQTPAGARVHTAEPPVAVDVPADVVAEEGLAAGVPVRLRVEPADVRLQPVPTGRSAAGAAS is encoded by the coding sequence ATGACCGGCGCGACGCTCGATGCCGACGTCGTCGTGGCGCGCAGGGGCTTCCGGCTCGAGGTGCGTGTGACCGCGGGCGCGGGCGAGGTGATCGCCGTGATGGGACCGAGCGGCGCGGGCAAGTCGACGCTTCTCGCGGCGGTCGCGGGGCTTGCGCGGCTCACCGAGGGGCGGGTGCGGATCGGCGGGAAGGACGTGGCCCGCGCGCCGCGACCGCGAGGCCGCGGGCGCGGGATGCACATGCGGCCCGCGCAGCGCGGGGCGGTGCTGCTCGGTCAGGAACCGCGGCTGTTCCCCCACATGAGCGCACGCGAGAACGTCGCCTTCGGTCCGCGGGCGCAGGGCATCGGTCGCAGCGTCGCCCTCGGGGAGGCCGACGACTGGCTGTGGCGCGTGGGGATGCCGGGGGTGGGGGACAAGCGCCCGGCACAGCTCTCCGGCGGCCAGCAGCAGCGGGTCGCGATCGCACGGGCGCTCGCGACCGCACCGCAGGTCCTGCTCCTCGACGAGCCCCTCACCTCGCTGGATCCGGAGACGGCGGCCGACATCCGCGCGATGATGCACGAGCAGCTGATGCTCACCCGCTCGACGGCGGTCATCGTCACGCACGACGCCGTGGATGCCGCGGCTCTCGCCTCGAGGCTCCTCCTCGTCGAGGAGGGTCGGGTGACGCAGGAGGGAACCGTGCGCGAGGTCCTGCGCGCCCCGGCGACCCGCTTCGCATCGACGATCGCGGGACTCAACCGCGTCGTAGGCGTCGCCGACGGGCGCATGTGGCGAGCGGGTCGGGAGCCCGAGGTGCTGATCGAGGGGCCGGCGCCGTCCCCCGCCGTAGCCGACGGCGATGCCCTGGCCGCGGTGTTCCGCCCCGGCGCCGTGCGCCTCGAGCGGAGCCGGGAGGCGACGTGGACGGCGGCCGTGCGCGTGGCAGCCCGGGACTCGCCGAGACCCGGCGAATGGACGTCTCGGATCGTGCGGATCGAGCAGACGCCGGCCGGCGCGCGCGTGCACACCGCCGAGCCGCCCGTCGCCGTGGACGTGCCGGCCGATGTCGTCGCAGAGGAGGGGCTCGCCGCCGGGGTGCCCGTGCGTCTGCGCGTCGAGCCGGCCGACGTCCGTCTGCAGCCCGTGCCCACCGGGCGATCCGCTGCCGGTGCAGCGTCCTGA
- the cydC gene encoding thiol reductant ABC exporter subunit CydC, producing MSADPAVHPGAAAAPGPVTAGSVLRAAMPPPRRFWPAAASGFLSEASAVALLAVSAWLIVRASEQPILLAISVAVVGVRLFALTRAVFRYTERLAGHDAALRQLARTRADLVRRLIPLAPDALGRHGRGSVLGALVDDVDDLQNLPLRVVQPLAASAFVALGAVVFVGMVSWPAALTLLACLVAAAAAALLWGWAVGARSERSLSPLRARLADQVLDHLGSLDVLVAYGAEEQSRARIRETDALLRRAVVRRAAAQAGSAALVSLLAGAASVLAIVATQGQDLAGPSLAVVVLVPLAVFEVFAAVPLAASAWRQVHASATRISEALPTRIPEEIVRDVVPATGTAPSLGTGTEAGLRLRGASARWPGAEDDALSDVDLHVAPGERLLVVGSSGAGKSTLAHVLVRFLAVRGEYRIGGIPVQELSSDDVRLTVGLCEQDPMLFDEDIRQNLLFARESATDAELIAALERVGLGPWLAERGGLDARVGERGALVSGGQAQRISLARALLRGFPVLVLDEPTAGVDPQASDRLLTDLLGAVGPDRSVVLISHVAPPAGSVDRVVRLEGGRIVRGA from the coding sequence ATGAGCGCCGACCCCGCCGTGCACCCGGGAGCCGCCGCCGCGCCCGGGCCGGTCACCGCCGGATCGGTGTTGCGCGCGGCGATGCCCCCTCCCCGCCGGTTCTGGCCGGCCGCGGCATCGGGCTTCCTGTCCGAGGCCTCGGCCGTCGCGCTGCTGGCGGTCAGCGCGTGGCTCATCGTCCGAGCGAGCGAACAGCCGATCCTGCTCGCGATCTCGGTGGCCGTCGTGGGCGTCCGGCTGTTCGCACTCACGCGAGCGGTGTTCCGCTACACGGAGCGGCTCGCAGGTCACGACGCCGCCCTGCGGCAGCTCGCCCGGACGCGTGCCGACCTCGTTCGCCGCCTCATCCCGCTGGCACCCGACGCCCTCGGGCGCCACGGGCGGGGCTCCGTGCTCGGCGCGCTCGTCGACGACGTCGACGACCTGCAGAACCTCCCGTTGCGCGTCGTGCAGCCCCTCGCGGCATCCGCCTTCGTGGCCCTCGGCGCCGTGGTCTTCGTCGGGATGGTCTCGTGGCCGGCGGCGCTGACCCTTCTCGCGTGCCTCGTCGCGGCGGCCGCTGCGGCCCTGCTGTGGGGGTGGGCGGTCGGTGCACGCTCCGAGCGCTCCCTGTCGCCCCTCCGGGCCCGCCTCGCCGACCAGGTGCTCGACCACCTCGGCAGCCTCGACGTCCTCGTCGCCTACGGCGCCGAGGAGCAGAGCCGCGCCCGCATCCGCGAGACCGATGCGCTCCTGCGGCGCGCCGTCGTGCGCCGCGCCGCCGCCCAGGCGGGCTCGGCGGCCCTCGTGTCGCTGCTGGCGGGAGCGGCATCCGTCCTCGCGATCGTCGCGACGCAGGGCCAGGATCTCGCGGGGCCGTCCCTGGCCGTCGTCGTGCTCGTCCCCCTCGCGGTGTTCGAGGTCTTCGCCGCCGTTCCGCTCGCGGCGTCGGCGTGGCGCCAGGTGCACGCGAGCGCGACGCGGATCTCCGAGGCACTGCCCACTCGGATCCCGGAGGAGATCGTCCGCGACGTGGTCCCCGCCACCGGCACGGCGCCGTCCCTGGGCACGGGGACCGAGGCGGGATTGCGCCTGCGCGGCGCGTCGGCGCGCTGGCCGGGTGCCGAGGACGACGCCCTGTCCGACGTCGATCTCCACGTCGCACCCGGCGAGCGCCTGCTCGTGGTCGGCTCCAGCGGCGCGGGCAAGTCCACCCTCGCGCACGTCCTCGTGCGCTTCCTCGCCGTGCGCGGGGAATACCGGATCGGCGGCATCCCTGTGCAGGAGCTCTCCTCCGACGACGTGCGGCTCACCGTGGGGCTCTGCGAGCAGGACCCGATGCTCTTCGACGAGGACATCCGCCAGAACCTGCTGTTCGCCCGTGAGAGCGCCACGGATGCCGAGCTGATCGCCGCCCTCGAGCGGGTGGGCCTCGGCCCCTGGCTCGCTGAGCGGGGCGGTCTCGATGCGCGCGTCGGCGAGCGCGGTGCCCTCGTCTCCGGCGGGCAGGCGCAGCGCATCTCGCTGGCGAGGGCGCTCCTACGGGGATTCCCCGTCCTCGTCCTGGACGAGCCGACGGCCGGCGTCGATCCGCAGGCGTCCGACCGGTTGCTCACCGACCTGCTCGGCGCGGTCGGCCCCGATCGGTCGGTCGTGCTCATCTCGCACGTCGCCCCGCCGGCGGGCTCCGTCGACCGCGTCGTCCGGCTCGAGGGCGGCCGCATCGTCCGAGGGGCCTGA
- the cydD gene encoding thiol reductant ABC exporter subunit CydD, translating to MTDSKDAPAPAPREARRPRRTPPVDPRLLRYARAARGFFALLAVISLAQTAVIIAFAALLTRAITGVIDGIPWSDLAATLLALTAVVLVRALLIWLREQAAARAAARAQAQLREGLVAAVGRLGPAWLERRSSAALAVTAGRGLEALDAYFGRYLPQLVQTVIATPVILAVMWWADWISGLTVLLTLPLIPIFMILIGLATRAVQKRQWDTLRQLASRFADTVHGLSTLKVFGRQHRAAASIDRVTERYRGETMKVLRVSFLSGFALEFLASIAVAIVAVSIGFRLLDGVLVLGVGLFVLLLAPEAYLPLRQVGVQFHAAAEGVAATDDVFAVLDEAAAARDAVDSRGAAPTADRVEVVGPEANLVLEGVRVRRGDRILPPVALSASTGEVVVIDGASGAGKTSALAALRGAAAFEGRAMWAGHDVRGLAAADWLAWAGQRPGLIAGTVEENVALGDPRPDRALVTRALCLAAADGIPADLALGAQGSGLSGGQAQRVAVARALYRHLSGRARVVALDEPSAALDADTEARLWRHLRTVADAGAIVLLVSHRTSARRIADRVVSLRHAEVAA from the coding sequence GTGACTGATTCGAAGGATGCCCCCGCACCCGCCCCGCGCGAGGCCCGGCGGCCGCGGCGCACGCCCCCCGTCGACCCGCGCCTGCTGCGCTACGCCCGGGCAGCGCGGGGCTTCTTCGCCCTCCTCGCGGTCATCTCGCTCGCGCAGACCGCCGTCATCATCGCGTTCGCGGCGCTGCTGACCCGGGCGATCACCGGGGTGATCGACGGCATCCCGTGGTCCGACCTCGCGGCGACGCTCCTCGCGCTCACCGCCGTTGTGCTCGTGCGGGCCCTTTTGATCTGGCTGCGGGAGCAGGCGGCCGCTCGCGCGGCCGCGAGGGCGCAGGCGCAGCTGCGGGAGGGACTCGTCGCCGCGGTCGGCCGCCTCGGGCCCGCCTGGCTCGAGCGGCGCAGCTCGGCGGCGCTGGCCGTGACGGCGGGGCGCGGGCTGGAGGCGCTCGATGCATACTTCGGCCGCTACCTGCCCCAACTGGTGCAGACCGTGATCGCGACCCCCGTCATCCTCGCCGTCATGTGGTGGGCCGACTGGATCAGCGGGCTGACGGTGCTGCTCACCCTGCCCCTCATCCCGATCTTCATGATCCTCATCGGTCTCGCCACGCGCGCCGTGCAGAAGCGCCAGTGGGACACGCTGCGCCAGCTCGCCTCCCGCTTCGCCGACACCGTGCACGGCCTGTCCACGCTCAAGGTCTTCGGCCGGCAGCACCGCGCCGCGGCATCCATCGACCGCGTGACCGAGCGCTACCGCGGCGAGACGATGAAGGTGCTGCGGGTGTCGTTCCTCTCGGGCTTCGCGCTCGAGTTCCTCGCGAGCATCGCGGTCGCGATCGTGGCCGTGTCGATCGGATTCCGGCTGCTCGACGGGGTGCTGGTGCTCGGCGTCGGCCTCTTCGTGCTGCTCCTGGCGCCCGAGGCGTACCTGCCGCTGCGCCAGGTCGGCGTGCAGTTCCACGCGGCGGCCGAGGGCGTCGCCGCGACCGACGACGTGTTCGCCGTCCTGGACGAGGCGGCGGCCGCGCGCGACGCGGTCGACTCGCGGGGGGCGGCGCCGACGGCGGATCGTGTCGAGGTCGTAGGTCCCGAGGCGAACCTCGTGCTCGAGGGCGTGCGGGTGCGCCGCGGCGACCGGATCCTGCCGCCCGTCGCCCTGTCCGCGAGCACCGGCGAGGTCGTGGTGATCGACGGCGCGAGCGGGGCCGGCAAGACGAGCGCGCTCGCCGCACTGCGCGGCGCCGCCGCCTTCGAGGGACGTGCGATGTGGGCCGGCCACGACGTGCGCGGCCTCGCGGCCGCCGACTGGCTCGCCTGGGCCGGACAGCGCCCGGGACTGATCGCGGGAACCGTCGAGGAGAACGTGGCCCTCGGCGACCCGCGTCCCGACCGCGCCCTCGTCACGCGCGCGCTCTGCCTCGCCGCCGCCGACGGCATCCCGGCCGACCTCGCGCTCGGCGCCCAGGGAAGCGGGCTCTCGGGCGGCCAGGCGCAGCGCGTCGCGGTCGCACGCGCGCTCTACCGTCACCTGAGCGGACGCGCCCGCGTCGTCGCACTCGACGAGCCCAGCGCCGCGCTGGATGCCGACACGGAGGCCCGCCTCTGGCGGCATCTGCGGACGGTGGCGGATGCCGGGGCGATCGTCCTGCTCGTCTCGCACCGCACATCGGCCCGACGCATCGCCGACCGGGTGGTCTCGCTCCGCCACGCGGAGGTCGCCGCATGA
- the cydB gene encoding cytochrome d ubiquinol oxidase subunit II: MDLAYLWFWIIGFLFIGYFVLDGFDFGVGMSLPFLGKDDVGRRQIINTIGPVWDLNETWLIVAGASLFAAFPEWYATLFSGFYLPLLLILLALIARGVSFEYRHQRDSLQWKKGFDTMIVVGSAVPALLWGVAFANIVQGVPIDQDFEFTGTLLTLLNPYALLGGLTTLLLFFTYGVSFVALKTDGQVHDDARRLAARSGFLTIAVAAVFLLWTVLAHPGLPVMVLAIVAALALILSVGANLRNREGWAFGFAAVTVVAAVGTLWFALYPFVMPSSTDPAFSLTIENASSTDYTLTIMSWAALIFLPLVLAYQGWTYWVFRRRVSRSHIEKAAAQAH, from the coding sequence ATGGATCTCGCCTACCTCTGGTTCTGGATCATCGGATTCCTCTTCATCGGGTACTTCGTGCTCGACGGATTCGACTTCGGCGTCGGGATGTCGCTGCCCTTCCTCGGCAAGGACGACGTCGGACGCCGCCAGATCATCAACACGATCGGCCCCGTGTGGGACCTGAACGAGACGTGGCTGATCGTCGCCGGCGCGTCCCTCTTCGCCGCGTTCCCGGAGTGGTACGCGACGCTGTTCAGCGGCTTCTACCTCCCCCTCCTCCTCATCCTGCTCGCGCTCATCGCCCGTGGCGTGTCGTTCGAGTACCGGCACCAGCGCGACAGCCTGCAGTGGAAGAAGGGCTTCGACACGATGATCGTCGTCGGCTCCGCGGTGCCCGCCCTGCTGTGGGGCGTCGCGTTCGCGAACATCGTGCAGGGTGTGCCGATCGATCAGGACTTCGAGTTCACGGGAACGCTCCTGACGCTTCTGAACCCCTACGCTCTCCTGGGCGGCCTGACGACGCTGCTGCTCTTCTTCACGTACGGGGTGAGCTTCGTCGCCCTCAAGACCGACGGACAGGTGCACGACGACGCCCGCCGCCTGGCCGCGCGCTCCGGGTTCCTCACCATCGCCGTCGCCGCCGTGTTCCTGCTCTGGACCGTCCTCGCACACCCGGGGCTGCCCGTCATGGTCCTCGCGATCGTCGCGGCGCTCGCCCTCATCCTCTCCGTCGGCGCGAACCTGCGGAACCGCGAGGGCTGGGCCTTCGGCTTCGCCGCCGTCACGGTCGTCGCGGCCGTGGGCACGCTGTGGTTCGCGCTGTATCCGTTCGTCATGCCGTCGTCGACCGATCCCGCCTTCAGTCTGACGATCGAGAACGCCTCCAGCACCGACTACACGCTGACGATCATGTCGTGGGCGGCGCTGATCTTCCTGCCCCTCGTGCTGGCCTACCAGGGCTGGACCTACTGGGTGTTCCGCCGGCGCGTGTCCCGGTCGCACATCGAGAAGGCCGCCGCGCAGGCGCACTGA
- a CDS encoding cytochrome ubiquinol oxidase subunit I: MDLLDPLLLARWQFGLTTLYHYLFVPLTLGLALVVAIFQTVWHRTGDVKWLHLTRLFGKIFLINFAMGVVTGIVQEFQFGMNWSAYSRFVGDVFGAPLAFEGLMAFFFEATFIGLWIFGWDRLPRILHLASIWMVVLGSTLSAYFILAANAFMQNPVGYQMAADDGRAELIDFWAVLTNPVVLAAFPHTIFAAWMFAAAVVIAVSAWHLSRGQHLETMRSSLRFGLWFMIVSFAGVAVSGDQLSLVMVATQPMKMAAAEAMWDSACGADASFSIFSLGTPDGTEEIWSLRVPYLLSLLSTHSFDGCVEGLNDLQALYEQQFGEGVSYMPIIWVTYWSFRWMIGLGGAAALVAVAGLWVTRKRATRPVAGWMWKVAIWAAPLPLLGSLVGWVFTEMGRQPWIVFSLMLTEDGVSPGVPGWTVLISLVAFTLIYAALAVVEFGLILKAAQKGPDPLPDPNAPGGDADDSTRLTSTVY; the protein is encoded by the coding sequence GTGGACCTCCTCGACCCGCTGTTGCTGGCCCGCTGGCAGTTCGGGCTGACCACCCTGTACCACTACCTCTTCGTGCCGTTGACGCTCGGTCTCGCGCTCGTCGTCGCGATCTTCCAGACGGTGTGGCACCGCACGGGCGACGTGAAGTGGCTGCACCTTACCCGCCTGTTCGGCAAGATCTTCCTCATCAACTTCGCGATGGGTGTCGTGACGGGCATCGTGCAGGAGTTCCAGTTCGGCATGAACTGGTCGGCCTACTCGCGGTTCGTGGGCGACGTCTTCGGAGCGCCGCTGGCCTTCGAGGGACTGATGGCGTTCTTCTTCGAGGCGACCTTCATCGGGCTGTGGATCTTCGGATGGGACCGGCTCCCCCGCATCCTGCACCTGGCCTCGATCTGGATGGTCGTGCTGGGGTCGACTCTGTCGGCGTACTTCATCCTGGCCGCCAACGCCTTCATGCAGAACCCCGTGGGCTATCAGATGGCGGCGGACGACGGCCGTGCCGAGCTGATCGACTTCTGGGCGGTGCTCACCAACCCCGTCGTGCTGGCGGCGTTCCCCCACACCATCTTCGCCGCCTGGATGTTCGCGGCCGCCGTCGTGATCGCGGTCTCCGCGTGGCACCTCTCCCGCGGCCAGCACCTCGAGACCATGCGCTCGTCGCTGCGGTTCGGCCTGTGGTTCATGATCGTCTCCTTCGCCGGGGTCGCCGTCTCGGGCGACCAGCTGAGCCTCGTGATGGTGGCGACGCAGCCGATGAAGATGGCGGCGGCAGAGGCGATGTGGGACAGCGCATGCGGCGCCGATGCATCCTTCTCGATCTTCTCCCTCGGCACCCCCGACGGGACGGAGGAGATCTGGTCGCTGCGCGTGCCGTATCTGCTGTCCCTGCTCTCCACCCACTCGTTCGACGGCTGCGTCGAGGGGCTCAACGACCTCCAGGCGCTCTACGAGCAGCAGTTCGGCGAGGGCGTGAGCTACATGCCGATCATCTGGGTCACCTACTGGTCCTTCCGCTGGATGATCGGCCTCGGCGGCGCCGCCGCTCTCGTGGCCGTCGCGGGTCTGTGGGTGACCCGCAAGAGGGCGACCCGTCCCGTCGCCGGATGGATGTGGAAGGTCGCAATCTGGGCGGCGCCGCTGCCCCTGCTCGGCAGCCTCGTGGGGTGGGTGTTCACCGAGATGGGCCGCCAGCCCTGGATCGTCTTCAGCCTGATGCTGACCGAGGACGGCGTCTCGCCGGGCGTTCCGGGATGGACGGTGCTCATCTCCCTCGTGGCGTTCACGCTCATCTACGCGGCCCTCGCCGTCGTGGAGTTCGGCCTGATCCTCAAGGCGGCGCAGAAGGGTCCCGACCCGCTGCCCGATCCGAACGCGCCCGGGGGCGACGCCGACGACAGCACCCGACTCACCTCGACGGTCTACTAG